A portion of the Candidatus Pristimantibacillus lignocellulolyticus genome contains these proteins:
- a CDS encoding EAL domain-containing protein — MECKSCLVQELTFEFRIIGKNNLKVVPEIIKYLERGHSLIKVKSNESIVLAIKENGVRDFLDFCKDHLDANHITFRIDRKEWIELSQINRILDVHWIDEVILNETVLCHFQPIVNVKEEIYAYESLARFQRTDGSLIFPQEIFSAARSRGRLYALDKLCRMTAVKHGATINKKIFINFIPTSIYSPEFCLQSTVQLAEQLGIDPSIFVFEVVETEKVEDIEHLKRILAFYKNRGFSYALDDVGEGYSTIEMLSELQPQYMKLDMRYVQGVSQDVTKQRIANIFLEKAMNIQSIPLAEGVECREDFEWLKERGYQLFQGYYFGRPEPISRE; from the coding sequence TTGGAATGTAAAAGTTGTTTAGTGCAAGAGTTGACTTTCGAATTTAGAATAATCGGTAAAAATAACTTAAAAGTTGTACCAGAAATAATAAAATATTTAGAGAGAGGACATTCGTTAATCAAAGTTAAGTCAAATGAGTCAATTGTATTAGCAATAAAAGAAAACGGAGTTCGAGATTTTCTAGACTTTTGTAAAGATCATCTGGACGCTAATCATATTACTTTTCGTATCGATAGAAAAGAATGGATAGAATTATCGCAAATCAATCGTATCCTGGATGTTCATTGGATCGATGAAGTCATACTTAACGAAACAGTACTGTGTCATTTTCAACCTATCGTAAATGTAAAAGAAGAAATCTATGCCTATGAAAGTCTTGCAAGGTTTCAAAGAACTGATGGGTCATTAATATTTCCACAAGAAATTTTCTCTGCTGCAAGAAGTCGTGGCAGATTGTATGCTCTGGACAAATTATGTAGAATGACAGCAGTAAAACATGGAGCAACAATAAATAAAAAGATCTTTATTAACTTTATTCCTACGTCAATCTATTCACCAGAATTTTGTTTGCAGTCAACGGTTCAATTAGCAGAGCAATTAGGTATTGATCCCTCCATATTTGTTTTTGAAGTGGTAGAAACAGAAAAAGTAGAAGATATTGAGCATTTGAAGAGAATATTGGCTTTCTATAAAAATCGAGGTTTTTCATATGCATTAGATGATGTGGGAGAGGGATATAGTACGATTGAGATGTTATCTGAGCTTCAACCTCAATATATGAAGTTAGATATGAGATATGTCCAAGGTGTCTCTCAAGATGTTACTAAACAACGAATTGCTAACATCTTTCTAGAAAAAGCTATGAATATCCAATCGATACCACTAGCCGAAGGAGTAGAGTGTAGAGAGGATTTTGAATGGTTGAAAGAGAGGGGATATCAGCTTTTTCAAGGGTACTATTTCGGTAGACCAGAGCCAATTTCAAGGGAATAG
- a CDS encoding methyl-accepting chemotaxis protein, protein MQVLQSLEQKAQLVRQTTKAIRDISSQTNLLALNAAIEAAHAGEYGLGFNVVATEVRKLAKQTEEATKEVNANLEGIAIQVSEIATGTKRAQIVISDSQLRTQMAVDEFTGIGEAARALDDQAKVLSELI, encoded by the coding sequence ATGCAAGTTTTGCAATCATTAGAACAAAAAGCTCAATTGGTACGTCAAACAACGAAAGCTATCCGAGATATCTCTTCACAGACTAATTTGTTAGCATTGAATGCAGCCATAGAAGCTGCTCACGCTGGAGAGTATGGATTAGGATTTAATGTAGTTGCAACGGAAGTTCGCAAACTAGCGAAACAAACAGAAGAAGCAACGAAAGAGGTAAATGCTAATCTAGAGGGAATTGCAATCCAAGTATCCGAAATTGCAACAGGAACGAAACGTGCTCAAATAGTTATTTCCGATAGTCAACTTCGTACACAAATGGCAGTAGATGAATTTACGGGGATTGGTGAAGCAGCAAGAGCACTAGATGATCAAGCTAAGGTACTTAGTGAATTAATATAA
- a CDS encoding RluA family pseudouridine synthase, with translation MKNNKPSFRQKSDKKSAPKPSRRQDGPVKSTKKPTVRHVSTLRNTAPLKQFTVTEDTELLVFLIDKIAGQGRNSIKSVLARGQVSVDDRVEKLYNYPLKAGQVVAVSKERITAAPQLIGLRIVHEDDDLIVVNKDTGLLSVASEQEGELTAYRQLTAYVRATNPDSRIFVLHRLDRDTSGIMMFAKSEKVQQKMQTAWTDVVKERTYVALVEGFVKKQQGTISSYLKETSTLKMYSSQHAGDGLHAVTHYKVMNANRDYSLLEVNLETGRKNQIRVHMQDLGHPIAGDKKYGAKLKSIGRLGLHARVLAFEHPTTGKIMRFETPIPKQFLSQFKEK, from the coding sequence ATGAAAAATAATAAGCCCTCTTTCCGCCAAAAGTCTGATAAGAAATCTGCTCCAAAACCTTCACGCCGTCAGGATGGACCAGTGAAGAGTACGAAGAAACCAACTGTTCGCCATGTAAGTACTTTAAGAAATACTGCTCCACTTAAACAATTTACGGTAACTGAAGATACAGAGTTACTTGTGTTTTTGATTGATAAAATAGCTGGTCAAGGTAGAAATTCTATAAAGTCTGTACTAGCGCGTGGACAAGTATCTGTAGATGATCGTGTAGAGAAACTCTATAACTATCCACTTAAAGCTGGACAAGTGGTTGCTGTTAGTAAAGAGAGAATTACAGCTGCTCCACAACTTATCGGCTTACGCATCGTGCATGAGGACGATGATTTAATCGTTGTTAATAAAGATACTGGTTTGCTGTCTGTAGCCTCTGAACAAGAAGGTGAACTTACTGCATATCGTCAACTAACTGCTTATGTTCGTGCAACTAACCCAGATAGTCGTATATTTGTCCTTCATCGTCTAGATCGGGATACTTCAGGGATAATGATGTTTGCTAAGAGTGAGAAAGTTCAACAGAAAATGCAAACAGCTTGGACAGATGTCGTGAAAGAACGAACTTATGTCGCTTTAGTTGAAGGTTTTGTTAAGAAACAACAAGGAACAATATCTTCGTATCTTAAGGAAACATCAACATTAAAGATGTATTCTAGCCAACATGCAGGTGATGGCTTGCACGCGGTAACTCACTATAAAGTTATGAATGCAAATCGTGATTACTCCTTGCTAGAAGTGAATCTTGAGACTGGACGGAAAAATCAAATCCGTGTGCATATGCAGGATCTAGGACATCCTATTGCTGGTGATAAGAAGTATGGAGCTAAGTTAAAATCAATTGGCCGACTTGGACTTCATGCACGTGTGCTTGCGTTCGAGCATCCAACCACTGGGAAAATTATGCGTTTTGAGACACCTATTCCGAAACAGTTTTTAAGTCAGTTTAAAGAAAAATAA